A genomic stretch from Gopherus flavomarginatus isolate rGopFla2 chromosome 3, rGopFla2.mat.asm, whole genome shotgun sequence includes:
- the LOX gene encoding protein-lysine 6-oxidase isoform X1 encodes MQVALPAALLAPLQVWVYLSCAWPAGCQPPPRHNPPAPAAWRQRIQWENNGQVYSLLSLASQYQPPRRRQAAAAGSPILLLRNNATAPRGAAAAAAEAGAAQPPAGAASRGSGARHWFQAGYQPPPGGTAGQRSQGATSGSARGAPQGASRPSAPHSSGVGPRRGNSTSPGSPPPRSNLRAGREDAMVGDDPYNPYKYTDDNPYYNYYDTYERPRQGSRYRPGYGTGYFQYGLPDLVPDPYYIQASTYVQRVSMYSLRCAAEENCLASSAYRADVRDYDTRVLLRFPQRVKNQGTSDFLPSRPRYSWEWHSCHQHYHSMDEFSHYDLLEASSHRRVAEGHKASFCLEDTSCDYGYYRRYACTAHTQGLSPGCYDTYNADIDCQWIDITDVKPGNYILKVSVNPSYLVPESDYSNNVVRCDIRYTGHHAYASGCTISPY; translated from the exons ATGCAGGTGGCGCTGCCAGCGGCTTTGCTCGCCCCGCTGCAGGTGTGGGTGTACCTGAGCTGCGCCTGGCCCGCCGGCTGCCAGCCGCCGCCGCGCCACAACCCGCCGGCGCCCGCCGCCTGGAGGCAGAGGATTCAGTGGGAGAACAACGGGCAGGTGTACAGCCTGCTGAGCCTGGCCTCCCAGTACCAGCCGCCCCGGCGCCGGCAGGCAGCGGCCGCGGGCAGCCCCATCCTGCTGCTCCGAAACAACGCCACGGCCCCGcgcggggctgctgctgctgctgctgaagccgGCGCTGCCCAGCCGCCGGCCGGGGCCGCCAGCAGGGGCTCGGGGGCTCGCCACTGGTTTCAAGCCGGCTACCAGCCGCCCCCCGGCGGCACCGCAGggcagaggagccagggagcCACGAGCGGTTCAGCCCGGGGCGCTCCCCAGGGGGCGTCTCGGCCCagcgccccccacagctcagGCGTCGGCCCCAGGAGGGGCAACAGCACCAGCCCgggcagccccccgccccggAGCAATCTGAGAGCCGGCCGGGAGGATGCCATGGTAGGAGACGATCCCTACAACCCCTACAAGTACACGGACGACAACCCCTATTACAACTACTACGACACCTACGAGAGACCCCGCCAGGGCAGCAGGTACAGACCCGGCTACGGCACCGGCTACTTCCAGTATG GTCTTCCTGACTTAGTCCCGGATCCCTATTACATCCAGGCATCCACATATGTCCAAAGGGTGTCCATGTACAGCCTCAGATGTGCTGCCGAGGAGAACTGTCTGGCAAG TTCAGCTTACAGGGCAGATGTCAGAGATTATGATACTCGAGTGCTTCTGAGATTCCCCCAAAGAGTGAAAAATCAAGGCACATCAGACTTCCTACCAAGCAGACCCCGATATTCATGGGAGTGGCACAGCTGTCACCA ACATTACCACAGCATGGACGAATTCAGCCACTATGACTTGCTGGAAGCAAGCTCACATCGGAGAGTTGCTGAAGGGCACAAAGCAAGTTTTTGTCTTGAAGATACCTCCTGTGATTATGGATACTATAGACGATATGCATGTACAGCACATACACAG GGACTAAGCCCTGGCTGTTATGACACCTACAATGCTGACATAGATTGCCAGTGGATTGATATTACAGATGTAAAGCCTGGAAACTACATACTGAAG GTTAGTGTAAATCCCAGCTATTTGGTACCAGAGTCTGATTACTCCAACAATGTAGTACGCTGCGATATCCGCTATACAGGCCATCATGCATATGCCTCTGGCTGCACAATTTCACC atactAA
- the LOX gene encoding protein-lysine 6-oxidase isoform X2, translating into MQVALPAALLAPLQVWVYLSCAWPAGCQPPPRHNPPAPAAWRQRIQWENNGQVYSLLSLASQYQPPRRRQAAAAGSPILLLRNNATAPRGAAAAAAEAGAAQPPAGAASRGSGARHWFQAGYQPPPGGTAGQRSQGATSGSARGAPQGASRPSAPHSSGVGPRRGNSTSPGSPPPRSNLRAGREDAMVGDDPYNPYKYTDDNPYYNYYDTYERPRQGSRYRPGYGTGYFQYGLPDLVPDPYYIQASTYVQRVSMYSLRCAAEENCLASSAYRADVRDYDTRVLLRFPQRVKNQGTSDFLPSRPRYSWEWHSCHQHYHSMDEFSHYDLLEASSHRRVAEGHKASFCLEDTSCDYGYYRRYACTAHTQGLSPGCYDTYNADIDCQWIDITDVKPGNYILKVSVNPSYLVPESDYSNNVVRCDIRYTGHHAYASGCTISP; encoded by the exons ATGCAGGTGGCGCTGCCAGCGGCTTTGCTCGCCCCGCTGCAGGTGTGGGTGTACCTGAGCTGCGCCTGGCCCGCCGGCTGCCAGCCGCCGCCGCGCCACAACCCGCCGGCGCCCGCCGCCTGGAGGCAGAGGATTCAGTGGGAGAACAACGGGCAGGTGTACAGCCTGCTGAGCCTGGCCTCCCAGTACCAGCCGCCCCGGCGCCGGCAGGCAGCGGCCGCGGGCAGCCCCATCCTGCTGCTCCGAAACAACGCCACGGCCCCGcgcggggctgctgctgctgctgctgaagccgGCGCTGCCCAGCCGCCGGCCGGGGCCGCCAGCAGGGGCTCGGGGGCTCGCCACTGGTTTCAAGCCGGCTACCAGCCGCCCCCCGGCGGCACCGCAGggcagaggagccagggagcCACGAGCGGTTCAGCCCGGGGCGCTCCCCAGGGGGCGTCTCGGCCCagcgccccccacagctcagGCGTCGGCCCCAGGAGGGGCAACAGCACCAGCCCgggcagccccccgccccggAGCAATCTGAGAGCCGGCCGGGAGGATGCCATGGTAGGAGACGATCCCTACAACCCCTACAAGTACACGGACGACAACCCCTATTACAACTACTACGACACCTACGAGAGACCCCGCCAGGGCAGCAGGTACAGACCCGGCTACGGCACCGGCTACTTCCAGTATG GTCTTCCTGACTTAGTCCCGGATCCCTATTACATCCAGGCATCCACATATGTCCAAAGGGTGTCCATGTACAGCCTCAGATGTGCTGCCGAGGAGAACTGTCTGGCAAG TTCAGCTTACAGGGCAGATGTCAGAGATTATGATACTCGAGTGCTTCTGAGATTCCCCCAAAGAGTGAAAAATCAAGGCACATCAGACTTCCTACCAAGCAGACCCCGATATTCATGGGAGTGGCACAGCTGTCACCA ACATTACCACAGCATGGACGAATTCAGCCACTATGACTTGCTGGAAGCAAGCTCACATCGGAGAGTTGCTGAAGGGCACAAAGCAAGTTTTTGTCTTGAAGATACCTCCTGTGATTATGGATACTATAGACGATATGCATGTACAGCACATACACAG GGACTAAGCCCTGGCTGTTATGACACCTACAATGCTGACATAGATTGCCAGTGGATTGATATTACAGATGTAAAGCCTGGAAACTACATACTGAAG GTTAGTGTAAATCCCAGCTATTTGGTACCAGAGTCTGATTACTCCAACAATGTAGTACGCTGCGATATCCGCTATACAGGCCATCATGCATATGCCTCTGGCTGCACAATTTCACCGTAA